CTTTTTTAATGAAGGAAATGACTTTCCTAAGCAGAGGGATCACTTGTTTTTTTCTCATCCCCGGATGCTGATGTAAAAGTGATTGCAAGAGGCTTTCCTGATTTTTCTACCAGTAAATGCGATGTCACGCCTTTACCTTTGTAGCCATAATCAACTTGCTCTCCTCCTCCGCGTCCGCTGGAAAAAAAAACCATCTACAGAGAGTCTCTGGGCATCAATACACCCCAGCTGTTCGGCAAGCTTAAGCAGCTCTTCTAAAAATTGATCTAAAAATCCAGCAGATTGCATTCTTCCAAGCCATGCGTGTGCTGTTGAGGGATGAGAAAACTCCTTGTTTCTAGGTGCATCTTTCCAAGGAGCTCCTGTCCGAAGCACCCAGAAAATAGTATTCACTACAGGTCTCCATGGCGCTAATTTTCTTCCATAATGGTTACGATTTACCCATTTTTCCATTTGAGGTTCGAGTATTTTAAACTGTTCTTCATTTAATCCTTGCTTGCTCATGTCATCTGTCTTTAGTTAAAAAATAAAAAGATCTGGTATCATAGCGAAAATTTATATTCAATTCAAGATAGGTTCTTGAATTGATAAAGCTCATTTTTATTTCCTAATATTAAATTGTTCAACTTTTTAAAAAACAAGAATACGAAGACTTATTTATTGCAAAATTTCGCGAAAATAAATATCCTAATAACGTTGAAGTTATTCTTTGAAATACATTATCTTGAATTTTGTGCATACATAAATCGTCAAAATCTTTCGACTATACTAGTGCCGATTCAAATGGCTAACTTATATAGAGTTCAAGTCAACGAATTGAAACTTGTCGTTAATCCTACATTTCAAAACATCTGTTAGTTTCGGTATCTCTTCTAAGAGCCTGTTTAAAATCTTCTCATTAAGGTATAATGATAGTTTTCATAAAACCTTTGGAGGTAGTTATGACCCGCTCTTATCCAAGCGATATTTCTCGTAAACAATTTAGCAAAATCCATCTAATAATTGAGTCTACACGCAAAAAAACACGTCCACGAAGAGTTGATCTATATGATATTTTTTGTGGAATTTTGTACATTTTAAAAAGTGGTTGCCAGTGGCGTATGTTACCCATAGAGTATCCTAAATGGGAATTATGTTATTATTATTTCCATCTTTGGAATAAAAAAGATGATAAAAATTCTAAGAGCCTGTTTAAAATCTTTTCAAAAGTGAGGATATTCTGGAGAAAGATTTGGAAAGAGTGTACAGGAAATATTAGAATATATATTAGAAATAGCAAAAAGAAATGCACTTCATACTTTTACAGTCATTTCTAGAAGATGGATTGTAAAGCGTTCTTTTGCGTGGATAGAAAAATGTCGCAGGCTATGGAAAAATTGAGAAAGAAAACTACATACAAGCCTGAATATGGTGGTTCTTGCTTTTATTGCTCTACTTTTGAAAAGATTTTAAACAGGCTCTCAGACCGTACCTGCAACCTGTGTGAAAATACGTTCGATATTCTCTCAAATATTCTAAAGTCTTTAAAAGCTTGTCTTCTAGGTTTAAGTAAGCCTTTTCTCCTAGCTTTTCTCTATCTTTTGTTTTGCTCTT
This is a stretch of genomic DNA from Candidatus Rhabdochlamydia oedothoracis. It encodes these proteins:
- a CDS encoding transposase, yielding MSKQGLNEEQFKILEPQMEKWVNRNHYGRKLAPWRPVVNTIFWVLRTGAPWKDAPRNKEFSHPSTAHAWLGRMQSAGFLDQFLEELLKLAEQLGCIDAQRLSVDGFFFQRTRRRRAS